From one Balneolaceae bacterium genomic stretch:
- a CDS encoding PAS domain S-box protein has product MDKLKRIIKGSPFIITLIYIIVGALWIQYSDQAVLTMFDDVDTITRVQSYKGWFYVLASGVLIFFLIYQSNLLIENLFQETKEEKNKFKATFEHAPVGIAHHKPNEKWLLVNKTLCKLLGYSKTELLNLNFEDFIHSDDIGKGRQLDQDIVDGVISSYNMEKKYRRKSGEYFTGKVTKAAVYDANNHVQYLIAILEDVTQQKEDEARIKQALEEKEILLAEVHHRVKNNIALMSALLELQLMYSDSKHLNDVLYHYKTRLKSLSLIYENFKGVEKEPNIDFKWYLNEQVKFLNHIFELNDTEIDYQKEIQELELNINQAIPVGLICNEMLVYTNAKEFNEVENPFINMQLTTENGHVTISVESNALSKNGNVDINDSQSLDARIMDALVKQIEGEVSFVREDDREIYKLVFEKGTWKGGGSYIQPGS; this is encoded by the coding sequence ATGGATAAGTTAAAAAGAATTATAAAAGGGAGTCCGTTCATCATAACCCTTATCTACATTATTGTAGGGGCGCTGTGGATTCAATATTCCGACCAGGCCGTTCTCACAATGTTTGATGATGTCGATACAATCACCCGGGTTCAATCTTACAAAGGATGGTTTTATGTACTTGCCAGCGGCGTTTTAATCTTTTTTTTAATCTATCAAAGCAACCTGCTGATAGAAAATTTGTTTCAAGAGACGAAAGAGGAGAAGAACAAATTTAAAGCCACATTTGAGCACGCTCCGGTCGGAATTGCCCATCACAAACCGAACGAAAAGTGGTTACTGGTTAATAAAACCCTCTGCAAACTGCTCGGCTACAGCAAAACAGAACTTTTAAATTTGAATTTTGAAGATTTTATTCACTCCGATGATATTGGTAAAGGCCGCCAATTAGACCAGGATATCGTAGATGGGGTCATATCAAGTTATAATATGGAAAAGAAGTACAGGCGCAAGAGTGGTGAGTACTTTACGGGAAAAGTAACAAAGGCAGCCGTTTATGACGCGAATAATCATGTTCAATATCTTATCGCAATTCTCGAAGACGTAACGCAACAAAAAGAAGATGAAGCCAGGATAAAACAGGCTCTTGAAGAAAAAGAGATTCTACTGGCTGAAGTTCATCACCGTGTAAAAAACAATATTGCACTGATGTCTGCACTCCTGGAGTTGCAATTAATGTACTCGGATTCTAAACACCTAAATGATGTCCTCTATCATTATAAAACCCGTCTTAAATCACTTTCATTGATCTATGAGAATTTTAAAGGCGTTGAAAAAGAACCAAATATCGATTTTAAATGGTATCTGAATGAACAGGTTAAGTTTTTGAATCATATTTTCGAACTGAATGATACTGAGATAGATTACCAAAAAGAGATCCAGGAGCTGGAACTAAATATCAACCAAGCCATTCCTGTTGGGTTGATCTGTAATGAAATGCTTGTTTATACAAATGCCAAAGAGTTCAACGAAGTTGAAAATCCGTTTATCAACATGCAATTAACAACTGAGAATGGGCATGTAACTATTTCCGTGGAAAGTAACGCACTGTCAAAAAATGGAAATGTTGATATTAATGATTCTCAATCCCTCGATGCGCGTATCATGGATGCCCTTGTCAAGCAGATAGAAGGAGAGGTAAGTTTCGTAAGGGAAGATGATCGTGAAATCTATAAGCTTGTATTTGAAAAAGGCACGTGGAAAGGAGGCGGCTCATATATTCAGCCCGGATCATAG
- a CDS encoding taurine dioxygenase, giving the protein MDIQEPIVDKQVIVDLLYGDEDYVSEFASASVESFTEFKDKFAKSLKTRDMESLRKAGHKIKPVAQMMKLDPVITMYETSKIMLEEDASDEEIKNLADNMNKFCTQLLKELKQLE; this is encoded by the coding sequence ATGGATATTCAAGAACCAATTGTTGATAAACAGGTAATCGTTGATCTTTTATATGGTGATGAGGATTACGTTAGCGAATTTGCTTCAGCGTCCGTTGAATCATTCACCGAGTTTAAAGATAAATTTGCAAAATCTTTAAAAACTCGGGATATGGAGAGCCTCCGTAAAGCCGGCCACAAAATTAAACCCGTTGCCCAAATGATGAAACTGGATCCAGTCATCACAATGTATGAGACATCTAAAATTATGCTCGAAGAAGATGCCTCTGATGAGGAGATTAAAAATCTGGCTGATAATATGAATAAATTCTGCACTCAACTCCTCAAGGAATTAAAGCAACTGGAATAA
- a CDS encoding endonuclease/exonuclease/phosphatase family protein: protein MKAIIYFFLLSPLAFGLFGSITSTKHEMSEFMNQETPHSIRVMSFNLRLDTPTDSSDAWPHRKEMVARTMRFHKADFVGIQEGLPHQLEQLDEMLPYFNRIGVGRNTPDDPGEYSAIYYKKDRFELIENDTFWLSETPNEVASVGWDAALPRIVTWGEFRDRDTGNNFFVFNTHFDHRGKKARRESAALIVDKIYEIAGNQPVVLTGDFNTTENDPPYNVLTGSEDGQSTDLEDGFYHAQHGHHGPTSTWNGFEEILPDRRIDFIFTNSGFDVLNHAILADQYDGRFPSDHLPVAADIKFSGE from the coding sequence ATGAAAGCAATTATTTACTTTTTCCTGTTATCTCCTTTGGCTTTCGGTCTTTTTGGATCGATAACAAGTACCAAACATGAGATGTCAGAATTTATGAATCAGGAAACTCCTCATTCCATCAGAGTGATGTCATTTAATCTTCGTTTGGATACACCAACCGACAGTTCAGATGCATGGCCTCATCGAAAAGAGATGGTTGCACGAACCATGCGATTTCACAAAGCTGATTTTGTGGGAATACAGGAGGGATTGCCGCATCAGCTGGAGCAACTGGATGAAATGCTGCCCTATTTTAACCGCATCGGTGTCGGTAGAAATACGCCAGATGATCCCGGAGAATATTCTGCCATATATTACAAGAAAGATCGGTTTGAACTGATTGAGAACGACACATTCTGGCTTTCGGAAACACCGAATGAAGTTGCAAGTGTAGGGTGGGATGCTGCATTGCCCCGAATTGTTACATGGGGAGAATTCAGAGACAGAGATACCGGCAACAATTTTTTTGTTTTCAATACTCACTTCGATCATAGAGGAAAAAAAGCCCGAAGAGAAAGTGCAGCGTTAATTGTAGATAAGATTTACGAGATTGCCGGAAACCAACCGGTTGTTCTTACCGGTGATTTTAATACCACTGAAAATGATCCGCCGTACAACGTTCTGACTGGATCAGAAGATGGTCAATCAACGGATCTTGAAGATGGATTTTATCATGCTCAACATGGACATCACGGGCCAACATCAACCTGGAATGGGTTTGAGGAAATTCTTCCGGACCGGCGGATCGACTTTATATTCACTAATTCTGGTTTTGATGTGCTAAACCACGCAATTTTAGCGGATCAATATGACGGGCGGTTTCCGTCTGATCATCTGCCGGTGGCTGCGGATATTAAATTTTCAGGGGAATAA
- the galE gene encoding UDP-glucose 4-epimerase GalE, translating to MKSILVTGGAGFIGSHTVLELLNADYKVVVVDNLSNSKLEAISRVESLTSKKIDFYQVDLLNKNDLREVFNAYSFDAVIHFAALKAVGESVKQPLRYYKNNISGTINLCEVMQETGVNNFVFSSSATVYGDPSQSPLTEDSALGAVNPYGQTKLTTEFLLKDLQAANPGWNVALLRYFNPVGAHESGQIGEDPSGVPNNLMPYVTQVAVGKRDKLNVFGDDYPTRDGTGERDYIHVVDLAVGHLKALEKLTENPGLVTYNLGTGSGYTVLELVKTFEEVNEVSIPYEIAPRRDGDAASCYADPSKAERELDWKADRGLEEMCRDAWNWQQKNPEGY from the coding sequence ATGAAGAGTATTCTTGTAACAGGAGGCGCAGGATTTATCGGCAGCCATACCGTATTAGAACTTTTAAATGCAGATTATAAAGTTGTTGTGGTTGATAATCTCAGCAACAGCAAACTGGAGGCCATCTCAAGAGTTGAATCGTTAACATCAAAAAAGATCGATTTTTACCAGGTAGATCTTTTGAATAAGAATGATCTTCGTGAGGTGTTTAATGCCTACTCTTTTGATGCTGTCATCCATTTTGCTGCATTAAAAGCGGTTGGGGAATCTGTAAAACAGCCGCTTCGATACTACAAAAATAACATCAGTGGCACGATTAATCTTTGTGAAGTAATGCAGGAGACCGGTGTAAATAACTTTGTTTTTAGCTCCTCAGCAACCGTTTATGGTGATCCTTCCCAATCTCCACTAACTGAAGATTCTGCACTCGGAGCTGTAAATCCTTACGGACAAACCAAACTCACCACGGAGTTCCTTTTAAAAGATCTCCAGGCCGCCAACCCCGGATGGAATGTGGCACTTCTTCGGTATTTCAATCCTGTTGGAGCACACGAAAGCGGCCAGATTGGTGAAGATCCCAGCGGAGTTCCAAACAACTTAATGCCCTACGTTACACAAGTAGCCGTAGGTAAACGCGATAAACTGAACGTTTTTGGAGATGACTACCCAACAAGAGATGGAACCGGAGAGCGAGATTATATTCACGTTGTGGATCTTGCCGTCGGTCATTTGAAAGCCCTCGAAAAACTTACTGAGAATCCCGGCCTCGTGACCTATAACCTCGGTACCGGAAGCGGGTACACAGTTTTAGAATTGGTAAAAACATTTGAAGAGGTAAACGAGGTATCCATTCCCTACGAAATAGCACCCCGCCGAGATGGTGATGCAGCCTCATGTTATGCCGATCCTTCCAAAGCAGAACGTGAGCTGGACTGGAAAGCCGATCGAGGATTAGAGGAGATGTGCCGCGATGCCTGGAACTGGCAGCAAAAAAATCCGGAAGGCTATTGA
- a CDS encoding response regulator transcription factor, translated as MKDSSNSILIVEDDRDLVKLIKINLEDQGYKIYTAGDGLEALKLFEEKDPSLVILDIMLPKLDGFEVCKRIRKENRKIPIMMLTAKTEEVDTILGLELGADDYMTKPFSVRELTARVKAIFRRIKVDREQEGNLPDKLVYDHLEIYPDKRKVTLSGKSIELTSKEYDLLLLFSSNPGKAYSREQLLNIVWGYSYEGYSHTVNSHINRLRSKIESDPSNPHFIKTVWGVGYRFTDPADSQDNA; from the coding sequence ATGAAAGACAGTTCCAACTCTATACTGATTGTTGAAGACGACCGTGACCTGGTAAAACTCATAAAAATTAATCTTGAGGATCAGGGCTACAAAATATATACGGCAGGAGATGGTCTTGAAGCACTGAAGCTATTTGAAGAAAAAGATCCCTCGCTTGTAATTCTCGATATCATGCTTCCCAAATTGGATGGTTTTGAAGTATGCAAACGAATCAGAAAAGAGAATCGAAAGATACCCATTATGATGCTCACCGCGAAAACCGAAGAAGTTGACACAATTCTTGGGCTGGAACTCGGGGCTGATGATTATATGACTAAACCGTTCAGTGTTCGGGAATTAACAGCCCGGGTAAAAGCGATCTTCCGGCGCATTAAGGTAGATCGGGAACAGGAGGGTAATTTACCGGATAAACTGGTTTATGATCACCTTGAAATCTATCCTGATAAACGAAAAGTAACACTTTCTGGAAAAAGCATTGAACTAACCAGTAAGGAGTACGACCTGTTACTTCTGTTTAGCTCCAACCCGGGCAAGGCTTATAGCCGCGAACAACTTCTTAATATAGTGTGGGGATATAGCTACGAAGGATACAGCCATACCGTAAATTCACACATCAATCGGTTGCGGAGTAAAATTGAAAGCGACCCTTCTAATCCTCACTTCATTAAAACGGTTTGGGGAGTTGGCTACCGGTTTACAGATCCTGCAGACAGCCAAGACAATGCGTAG
- a CDS encoding 1-phosphofructokinase family hexose kinase has protein sequence MSNRVLTITMNPAVDVNSEADKVVTNQKVRCEKPDYDPGGGGINVARVLTRLGIQANAFYLAGGITGEYLTYLLDEENVPHKHSKINGMTRENTSVIDRNTGEQYRFVFPGPTIENAEWKNTLDWIEENLNDFDIVVGSGSLPPGVPTDFYSMVGSIVLENGKEFILDTSGDFLSEGLKNGATYIKPNQEEFEELKKQKEADSMDDLLEQLFSQGVENVIYTLGSEETKLINKNGSTSFKPPQIEVNSSIGAGDSFVGGLVAGLVTGMSTRDAVLFGIATAASTLKSFGTDLCELEDVKSIYKDLSSTKKS, from the coding sequence ATGTCAAATCGTGTATTAACAATAACCATGAATCCCGCTGTGGATGTAAACAGCGAGGCAGATAAAGTGGTTACCAATCAAAAAGTGAGATGCGAAAAACCAGATTATGATCCCGGAGGAGGCGGAATAAATGTAGCCCGGGTTTTAACAAGATTAGGCATACAGGCAAATGCTTTTTATTTAGCCGGCGGGATTACAGGTGAATATCTTACATATCTTCTGGATGAGGAGAATGTCCCTCATAAACATAGTAAAATCAATGGAATGACAAGAGAAAATACGTCGGTGATTGACAGGAATACCGGTGAGCAGTATCGGTTTGTATTTCCGGGGCCAACTATTGAAAATGCAGAATGGAAAAACACACTTGACTGGATAGAGGAGAACCTAAATGACTTTGATATAGTTGTGGGCAGCGGAAGTTTGCCCCCTGGTGTACCCACAGATTTTTACAGCATGGTTGGATCAATTGTTTTGGAAAATGGGAAAGAGTTTATCCTGGATACATCAGGTGATTTTCTTTCAGAAGGATTGAAAAACGGGGCCACATATATCAAGCCAAATCAGGAGGAATTTGAAGAGCTAAAGAAACAGAAAGAAGCTGATTCAATGGATGACCTTCTTGAGCAACTTTTTAGCCAGGGTGTTGAAAATGTTATCTATACTCTTGGAAGCGAGGAAACAAAGCTCATCAATAAAAATGGATCCACAAGCTTTAAACCTCCACAAATTGAAGTAAACAGTTCTATTGGAGCTGGAGATAGTTTTGTAGGAGGACTTGTGGCCGGATTAGTTACCGGTATGAGTACCAGGGATGCCGTGCTTTTTGGAATAGCCACAGCAGCAAGTACATTAAAAAGTTTTGGGACAGATCTATGTGAACTTGAGGATGTAAAATCGATTTACAAGGATCTTTCATCGACAAAAAAATCATAA
- a CDS encoding HAMP domain-containing sensor histidine kinase, whose product MRRFYFKLIAIFSVIMILFGALVAYTSIRASSRIIQESIQKTNRDLAKRLVTEFQPIVDDNFDEQAIARKLRELSGANPQFDFYLLNRQGMIKSFIQAQNNGQEPETLMVDVKPLDQFIAGEPLPILGMDPKNPDLLKPFSAANITIMGEEDCYIYVVLEGSQFTQTADMIEDSYILRGSLMFIGTVLLIGLAIGFFIFRMLTRRLDIIKKTVKEFERGQLNKRIPIKSNDEITDLSRCFNKMADTVLESMNEMKKADKLRRDLVANVSHDLRNPLSSIQGYLETIQMKGKELSREELQNYLEPVLTNTKKLNRMIDDLFALSKLDAENVTPNLEHITLAELVQDLVQQFKPIAQQKNIEIKTIYPENPHAQVYADIGLLDRALTNLIDNAIKHTPEGGTVTIQLVQNGKEINLEISDSGKGIPESDIPHIFDRFYQVDKSRSNSSGAGLGLSIAKKILELHGAKITVQSLLNRGTTFKISMPS is encoded by the coding sequence ATGCGTAGATTCTACTTTAAACTTATTGCCATTTTTTCGGTAATTATGATTCTGTTCGGAGCTCTTGTGGCGTACACAAGTATCCGGGCCTCATCTCGCATTATCCAGGAATCTATTCAAAAAACCAACAGAGATCTCGCCAAACGACTTGTAACGGAGTTTCAGCCCATTGTGGATGATAATTTTGATGAACAAGCAATAGCCCGAAAACTACGTGAGCTTAGCGGAGCCAATCCCCAGTTCGATTTTTATCTACTCAACCGCCAGGGTATGATTAAAAGTTTTATACAGGCACAAAACAACGGGCAGGAACCGGAAACACTAATGGTGGATGTAAAACCTCTGGATCAATTTATTGCCGGTGAACCTCTGCCCATTCTTGGAATGGATCCCAAAAACCCGGACCTGCTGAAACCCTTTAGCGCAGCCAATATTACGATTATGGGGGAAGAAGACTGTTATATCTATGTTGTGCTGGAGGGGAGTCAGTTTACACAAACCGCAGACATGATTGAAGACAGTTATATTCTGCGAGGCTCTCTCATGTTCATCGGTACAGTTCTTTTGATTGGATTGGCTATTGGATTTTTCATCTTCCGAATGCTTACCCGCCGCTTAGATATAATAAAAAAGACTGTGAAAGAGTTTGAGCGGGGCCAATTGAATAAGCGAATTCCTATCAAGAGTAATGATGAAATCACCGATCTCTCTCGTTGTTTCAACAAAATGGCCGACACCGTTCTTGAAAGCATGAACGAAATGAAGAAAGCCGATAAGCTTCGCAGAGACCTGGTTGCCAATGTTTCTCACGATCTGCGTAATCCCCTTTCATCTATTCAGGGGTATTTGGAAACCATACAGATGAAGGGAAAAGAGCTCTCGCGCGAAGAACTGCAAAACTATTTGGAACCGGTACTCACAAATACCAAAAAGCTAAACCGGATGATCGATGACCTGTTTGCCCTCTCTAAACTTGACGCCGAAAATGTAACCCCAAATCTTGAGCATATTACCCTGGCGGAACTGGTGCAGGATCTTGTACAGCAGTTTAAACCCATTGCCCAACAAAAAAATATCGAGATTAAGACAATCTATCCCGAAAATCCGCACGCACAGGTTTATGCAGATATCGGTCTGCTCGACCGTGCCCTCACCAATCTTATTGACAATGCTATCAAGCACACACCTGAAGGCGGAACGGTAACCATTCAGTTGGTTCAAAATGGGAAAGAGATCAACCTTGAGATTAGTGATTCAGGTAAAGGAATTCCTGAATCGGATATCCCCCATATTTTCGACCGTTTTTACCAGGTTGACAAAAGCCGCTCAAACAGTTCAGGTGCAGGATTAGGACTTTCAATCGCTAAAAAAATATTGGAACTGCACGGAGCTAAAATCACTGTTCAAAGCTTGCTCAACAGGGGAACAACGTTTAAAATCAGTATGCCTTCCTGA
- a CDS encoding hotdog domain-containing protein → MENNFPKMRFFSRKLIKPQDLNAHGTLFGGSVLAWVDEEAAIYVICQLGKGNIATKFMSEIDFVSSAKLGDIIEIGMETVSLGTTSITVKCEVRHKFTRKPIIRIDKIVFVHLDENGQPTPHGITKPVNR, encoded by the coding sequence ATGGAAAATAATTTTCCAAAAATGCGATTTTTTAGCAGGAAGCTCATCAAACCACAGGATCTGAATGCTCATGGCACTCTTTTTGGAGGATCTGTACTGGCCTGGGTTGATGAGGAGGCTGCCATTTATGTTATATGCCAGCTGGGAAAGGGGAATATAGCGACAAAATTTATGTCTGAAATCGATTTTGTAAGCTCAGCTAAACTTGGAGATATCATTGAGATTGGAATGGAGACGGTTTCTCTCGGAACAACATCTATCACAGTAAAATGCGAAGTTCGGCATAAGTTCACGCGTAAACCGATCATTCGGATTGATAAAATTGTATTTGTTCATCTGGATGAAAATGGACAACCTACACCACACGGAATTACAAAACCTGTAAACAGATAA